The proteins below are encoded in one region of Telopea speciosissima isolate NSW1024214 ecotype Mountain lineage chromosome 10, Tspe_v1, whole genome shotgun sequence:
- the LOC122642364 gene encoding class I heat shock protein-like: MSIIPSFIGGFWDPFQDFPFSSSLTTSRPQFSSDTAAFANFRVDWKEIPEAHIFKADLPGLKKEEVKVEVEEGRVLQISGERTKEQEEKNDQWHRIERSSGKFLRRFRLPDNAKMDQVKASMENGILTVTIPKEEVKKPEVKAIEISG; the protein is encoded by the coding sequence ATGTCGATCATTCCCAGCTTCATTGGGGGCTTTTGGGATCCATTCCAGGATTTCCCATTTTCCTCTTCACTTACAACCTCTCGCCCTCAGTTCTCCAGCGATACTGCTGCGTTTGCCAATTTCCGCGTAGATTGGAAGGAGATCCCAGAAGCCCACATCTTCAAAGCTGACCTTCCTGggttgaagaaagaagaagtgaaggtcgaggttgaagaaggaagagTCCTTCAGATCAGTGGAGAGAGGACCAAAGAACAGGAAGAGAAGAATGATCAGTGGCATCGCATCGAGCGTAGCAGCGGCAAATTCCTTCGCCGGTTCAGATTGCCTGATAATGCCAAAATGGATCAAGTGAAGGCTTCCATGGAGAATGGAATTCTCACTGTCACTATCCCCAAGGAAGAAGTCAAGAAACCAGAGGTCAAGGCCATTGAAATCTCTGGTTAA